A stretch of Coccidioides posadasii str. Silveira chromosome 2, complete sequence DNA encodes these proteins:
- a CDS encoding uncharacterized protein (EggNog:ENOG410PHAJ~COG:O~BUSCO:4258at33183), whose translation MVLPKLFKNSKSHHKKKESRSSSPPDLQFDNNLSSVPEHIASPRRKQHIAATTTTTTTPSSQVHDPARSEHPERSSSHTAEARSKPSHHRRQYSSHRSASSPPRRSPTKSQPKPSSASSRPYRDSLPPYSSSASPTISPTKRKSKKHYSSSSYDHPLNLHPDELRRLSAMAAARDEARGSMDLESETPTSPSSFVTPSQTSPATSATETNGVNSKIADEDRSPTPPPHTVTPPPAPVVDAEACKLAGNKFFKAGNYQRAILEYTKAVEAQPISPTYLSNRAAAYISANRYNEALEDCKRADELEPGNPKIMHRLARIYTALGRPSEALAIYSQIQPPASTKDKAPAEAMLRYIAQAEETLKQDKGGGSMVLYSLDQAVRGLGTGMTQPRKWLLMRIEAYLKMGNINALGDAQNIAMSLLRENSQDPDALFLRGRLFYLQGDNEQAIKHFKRALSLDPDSTETVKYLRMVQKLLRHKDEGNAAFKARRYREAIKLYTAGLEIDPTNKDINSKLLQNRAQAHVNLNEYEQAIEDCTKALELDPTYSKAKRVRAKAYGGTGDWEKALNELKSIAESNPHERGIQEEIRNAEWELKKSQRKDYYKILGVEKTATDQEIKKAYRKLAIQHHPDKNRDSDKSDELFKEIGEAYEVLSDPQKRASYDNGDDLLDPSDMFARGGGFSHMGGMGGMGGMGGANIRLDPNFIFNMMNGGGGSFAHAGGNPFEAQHGW comes from the exons ATGGTGCTACCAAAACTCTTCAAAAACTCCAAATCCCACCacaagaagaaagagagcagAAGCAGCAGCCCTCCGGACCTTCAATTTGACAACAATCTCTCTTCTGTTCCGGAACACATCGCATCACCACGTCGCAAGCAACACATAGCCGCCACCactaccaccaccaccaccccaTCCTCCCAGGTGCACGATCCCGCCCGGTCAGAGCATCCCGAACGGAGCTCTTCTCACACCGCTGAAGCACGCAGCAAGCCATCCCACCATCGCCGGCAATACTCCTCCCACCGATCTGCCTCCTCCCCACCTCGCAGAAGCCCTACCAAATCCCAGCCGAAGCCTTCGTCGGCCTCGTCAAGGCCTTATCGAGACTCGCTCCCGCCCTACTCATCCTCAGCCAGCCCGACAATAAGCCCGACGAAGCGCAAGTCCAAGAAGCACtactcctcttcctcctacGACCACCCGTTGAACCTTCACCCGGACGAGCTTCGACGCCTTTCCGCCATGGCGGCTGCGAGAGATGAGGCTCGAGGCTCTATGGATTTAGAGTCCGAGACCCCGACTTCGCCATCCTCCTTTGTCACACCTTCGCAAACTTCCCCTGCAACCTCTGCAACCGAAACCAATGGCGTGAACTCCAAAATTGCGGACGAGGACCGGAGCCCAACCCCGCCTCCTCATACCGTTACACCTCCTCCCGCGCCCGTGGTCGATGCGGAAGCTTGTAAGCTGGCGGGGAATAAATTCTTCAAGGCTGGAAACTACCAGAGAGCTATCTTGGAGTATACGAAGG CTGTTGAGGCTCAACCAATATCACCAACCTATTTGTCCAATCGTGCGGCCGCCTATATTTCTGCAAACAGGTACAATGAAGCGTTGGAGGATTGCAAGCGAGCCGATGAGCTTGAACCAGGAAACCCAAAAATCATGCATCGGTTAGCACGCATATACACTGCTCTTGGACGACCCTCAGAGGCCCTGGCTATTTACTCCCAAATACAACCACCGGCCTCTACGAAGGACAAGGCACCTGCAGAAGCTATGCTGAGGTACATCGCCCAGGCCGAAGAGACCCTGAAACAAGACAAAGGGGGTGGCTCAATGGTCTTGTACTCCTTGGACCAGGCAGTTCGGGGGCTGGGTACTGGAATGACACAGCCTCGCAAATGGCTGTTAATGCGAATTGAAGCATACTTGAAAATGGGAAACATCAATGCGTTAGGAGATGCACAGAATATTGCTATGTCCTTATTGCGGGAGAATAGCCAGGATCCGGACGCTTTGTTCTTACGGGGCCGGTTATTCTACCTCCAAGGTGACAACGAACAAGCGATCAAGCATTTTAAGCGCGCGTTAAGCTTAGACCCTGATTCTACGGAGACGGTAAAATATCTGCGTATGGTTCAGAAATTGTTGCGTCACAAGGACGAAGGAAATGCAGCTTTCAAAGCCAGGCGGTACCGGGAAGCGATAAAATTGTACACGGCCGGTCTCGAGATAGACCCAACCAATAAAGATATCAATTCAAAACTTCTCCAGAACCGGGCCCAGGCACACGTCAACCTTAATGAATATGAACAAGCGATCGAGGATTGCACCAAGGCCTTGGAACTAGACCCTACATATTCGAAAGCGAAGCGGGTACGGGCGAAAGCATATGGCGGCACGGGTGACTGGGAGAAGGCGCTGAACGAGCTCAAGAGCATCGCCGAAAGCAACCCTCATGAAAGGGGAATACAAGAGGAGATACGCAACGCAGAGTGGGAACTTAAGAAGAGCCAGCGCAAGGACTATTATAAGATTCTTGGGGTTGAAAAAACCGCTACTGATCAGGAGATTAAGAAGGCATACCGCAAACTGGCTATTCAACACCACCCCGACAAGAACCGCGACAGCGACAAGAGTGATGAATTGTTCAAGGAGATCGGTGAGGCCTATGAGGTCTTGAGCGACCCACA GAAACGGGCTAGCTATGACAATGGGGATGATCTCCTGGACCCTTCTGACATGTTTGCCCGTGGTGGTGGCTTCAGCCACATGGGAGGCATGGGCGGTATGGGCGGTATGGGCGGTGCGAATATTCGTCTCGATCCAAATTTTATCTTCAACATGATgaatggtggtggtggttcA
- a CDS encoding uncharacterized protein (EggNog:ENOG410PJP2~COG:S~BUSCO:5480at33183) has protein sequence MGSVQGRRNSTIDTAGISGELIPANMSTGKPELRQVPQEDLWPSTLSPIRFLPPCWGRKPQDADDCLAENATVTGESDQNNTLSPGQTTSNNHDTVPPKPWYQNAYSLPVAESGPKDPTWNPQSYLVPSDQLAPPVSQSQEFYERLSLPIHSSPMPNEPDSNTFADSLGLLTENAESNTRKRPRLAEQQQLTLNTNVLTPFSFSPYSFSSNTPSIDFNFSAYSDAPSSCSGFTPQSSVYFSSTPLSPMPSPRRHSDVVRFGTRPKRTSSPRPRPQSSPYSLDVGRRRMSGGSSASFSPYVPSPLVGRKPGNSSSYASPQMRGGPFFPSPMVQGPLQSGNLFVNSGFPGLDQYGHRFAVPEPIASQRIPRTLRSDVDPDQTYFEDYSGLSDPPDLLGPLKDTPLSPPPEDMMPSDPTMVPHEQDLRFENDLYTPKWVRGHGNKREGWCGICKPGRWLVLKNSAFWYDKSFTHGVSAVTGQAFAAPKEIRRTEGSANIWEGLCGNCGQWVGLVTSKKKGTTWFRHAYKCHNHYKPDDSHKRPRDNEEPRGISTVEAYSKSPQCVATSKPESVALGFALDVEELGHWTAKSIADAL, from the exons ATGGGATCCGTACAGGGACGAAGAAATTCCACCATCGACACGGCAGGTATCAGCGGAGAGTTGATCCCGGCCAACATGTCGACAGGCAAGCCAGAGCTCAGACAGGTGCCGCAGGA AGATTTGTGGCCGTCGACCCTCTCACCGATCCGATTTCTCCCTCCATGTTGGGGCAGGAAGCCACAAGACGCTGACGACTGCTTAGCTGAAAATGCGACAGTCACAGGAGAGTCGGATCAAAATAATACACTCTCTCCGGGGCAAACCACGTCGAATAATCATGATACCGTGCCGCCAAAACCATGGTATCAGAATGCCTATTCTTTGCCAGTTGCAGAGAGCGGTCCCAAAGACCCAACATGGAACCCACAGAGTTACCTTGTGCCTTCAGACCAGTTGGCTCCCCCTGTGTCTCAGTCTCAAG AATTTTACGAGAGGTTATCTTTGCCGATTCATTCGAGCCCTATGCCCAACGAGCCAGATTCGAATACGTTTGCAGACTCGCTGGGTCTGCTGACTGAAAATGCTGAATCTAATACCAGGAAAAGACCTCGGTTGGCAGAGCAGCAACAGCTTACGCTCAACACCAACGTTCTCACTCCGTTTTCATTCTCTCCTTATTCGTTTTCAAGCAACACGCCATCCATCGATTTTAACTTCTCCGCTTACTCGGATGCCCCATCGTCTTGCTCCGGTTTCACTCCGCAGAGCTCAGtctatttttcttccactCCTTTATCGCCCATGCCTTCTCCCAGGCGACATTCCGATGTAGTCCGATTTGGCACCCGGCCAAAACGGACGTCATCTCCCCGTCCAAGACCCCAGTCGAGCCCGTATTCTCTAGATGTTGGTCGTAGAAGAATGTCAGGCGGTTCCAGCgcttctttctctccctaCGTTCCTTCTCCTCTTGTTGGCCGAAAGCCGGGCAACTCTTCATCATATGCGTCTCCACAGATGCGAGGAGGGCCCTTTTTCCCCTCGCCGATGGTGCAAGGGCCCCTCCAGTCTGGAAATCTATTCGTCAATTCCGGATTCCCTGGTCTTGATCAATATGGCCATCGCTTCGCCGTTCCTGAGCCGATCGCATCGCAGAGGATACCACGGACGTTACGCAGCGACGTCGACCCCGATCAGACGTACTTTGAGGATTATTCTGGGCTTTCAGACCCTCCTGATCTATTGGGTCCGCTGAAAGACACGCCTCTGTCCCCTCCGCCAGAAGACATGATGCCATCGGACCCGACTATGGTTCCCCACGAACAGGACTTGCGGTTTGAGAATGACCTATATACTCCAAAGTGGGTTCGTGGCCATGGAAACAAGCGTGAGGGATGGTGTGGCATCTGCAAGCCAGGTCGCTGGCTTGTATTGAAGAACTCGGCATTCTGGTACGATAAAAGCTTTACGCATGGCGTCAGCGCCGTTACCGGACAAGCGTTCGCGGCGCCGAAGGAAATAAGGAGGACGGAGGGAAGTGCAAACATCTGGGAAGGCCTGTGTGGGAACTGTGGCCAGTGGGTGGGACTTGTGACTAGCAAGAAAAAGGGGACGACCTGGTTTCGACATGCATACAAG TGCCATAACCACTATAAACCGGATGACTCGCATAAAAGGCCACGGGATAATGAAGAACCCCGTGGTATTTCTACTGTGGAAGCATATTCCAAGTCTCCCCAGTGTGTAGCAACATCGAAGCCGGAGTCTGTAGCTCTCGG TTTTGCATTGGACGTGGAGGAACTCGGCCATTGGACTGCAAAAAGCATTGCGGATGCTCTTTAG